The following coding sequences lie in one Actinomyces capricornis genomic window:
- a CDS encoding amino acid ABC transporter permease codes for MNVITDNLGMIGSGLATTLLIATLAYAGALALGTIMAVFRVGPIPPLRVLASAWVVAACNVPVLCLMILLAFGAPRLGVGISLFWSVVAAIVFSGSGFVCETLRSGVNSVPKGQIEAARALGMPFGFIIRTVVLPQAFVRTIQPLVNIFISCLIGSALAAAVGVPELTNVTQQLNIVYSEAVITFLLAGLIYLAIAFGATKIGSLLERATSGGRA; via the coding sequence ATGAATGTCATCACCGACAACCTCGGGATGATCGGCTCCGGCCTTGCCACCACCCTGCTCATCGCCACCCTGGCCTATGCCGGGGCCCTGGCGCTGGGCACCATCATGGCGGTCTTCCGCGTCGGCCCCATCCCGCCGCTGCGGGTCCTGGCCTCGGCCTGGGTGGTCGCCGCCTGCAATGTCCCGGTCCTGTGCCTCATGATCCTGCTGGCCTTCGGCGCCCCCCGCCTGGGGGTGGGCATCTCGCTGTTCTGGTCGGTGGTGGCGGCCATCGTCTTCTCCGGGTCGGGCTTCGTGTGCGAGACGCTGCGCAGCGGCGTCAACTCGGTTCCCAAGGGCCAGATCGAGGCGGCCCGCGCCCTGGGCATGCCCTTCGGCTTCATCATCCGCACCGTGGTGCTGCCCCAGGCCTTCGTGCGCACCATCCAGCCACTGGTCAACATCTTCATCTCCTGCCTCATCGGCTCGGCCCTGGCCGCCGCCGTCGGCGTGCCCGAGCTGACCAACGTCACCCAGCAGCTCAACATCGTCTACAGCGAGGCCGTCATCACCTTCCTGCTCGCGGGCCTGATCTACCTGGCCATCGCCTTCGGGGCCACCAAGATCGGGAGCCTGCTCGAGCGCGCCACCTCAGGAGGACGAGCATGA
- a CDS encoding glutamate ABC transporter substrate-binding protein — MTALTRRTLLGAASAASLATVLAACSDTGADGTAVASSTSGADYGTVINSGPVAPAEAVAASTWATAIKEAGKLQIGGTKVSLVFSQEDPTTGELKGFDAGLAQTLARYIIGGDDAASLVEVTQATSDTRETLLENGQVQAVIASYTIKPERAEKVSFAGPYYFSGQAILVKSSTTSIKGVEDLAGVKVAVQSSATSGKALAQHAPQAQAVQFEDDSKCLAALDAGQVEAYVLDQALLLSHAAANDQYTIVGEPFTEDPYGIGLPKDSDAQAFVNTFLQAIYDDGTWAAIWSATIGDVVGGQAPKPPQIGSVPGSEAAGSASPSADTGEQATDAASADPTDADQASEAPSPDPADGASQAPDQGSGQDSETQASPGLSPQPTE, encoded by the coding sequence ATGACCGCTCTGACCCGACGCACCCTCCTGGGCGCCGCCAGCGCTGCCTCCCTGGCCACCGTCCTGGCCGCCTGCTCCGACACCGGGGCCGACGGCACCGCCGTGGCCAGCTCGACCTCCGGGGCCGACTACGGCACGGTCATCAACTCCGGGCCCGTGGCCCCCGCCGAGGCCGTGGCCGCCTCCACCTGGGCCACCGCCATCAAGGAGGCCGGCAAGCTCCAGATCGGCGGCACCAAGGTCTCTCTCGTCTTCTCCCAGGAGGACCCCACCACCGGCGAGCTCAAGGGCTTCGACGCCGGACTTGCCCAGACTCTGGCCCGCTACATCATCGGCGGCGACGACGCGGCCTCCCTGGTGGAGGTCACCCAGGCCACCTCCGACACCCGCGAGACCCTCCTGGAGAACGGCCAGGTCCAGGCCGTCATCGCCTCCTACACCATCAAGCCCGAGCGAGCCGAGAAGGTCTCCTTCGCCGGCCCCTACTACTTCTCGGGCCAGGCCATCCTGGTCAAGTCCTCCACTACCAGCATCAAGGGCGTGGAGGACCTGGCCGGGGTCAAGGTCGCCGTCCAGTCCAGCGCCACCTCCGGGAAGGCCTTGGCCCAGCACGCACCCCAGGCCCAGGCCGTCCAGTTCGAGGACGACTCCAAGTGCTTGGCGGCCCTGGACGCCGGGCAGGTCGAGGCCTACGTCCTCGACCAGGCCCTCCTGCTGTCCCACGCGGCCGCCAACGACCAGTACACGATCGTCGGCGAGCCCTTCACCGAGGACCCCTACGGCATCGGCCTGCCCAAGGACTCCGACGCCCAGGCCTTCGTCAACACCTTCCTGCAGGCCATCTACGACGACGGTACCTGGGCCGCCATCTGGTCGGCCACCATTGGAGACGTCGTCGGCGGCCAGGCCCCCAAGCCGCCGCAGATCGGCTCCGTGCCCGGCTCGGAGGCCGCCGGCTCCGCCTCGCCGTCGGCCGATACCGGCGAGCAGGCCACCGACGCCGCCTCCGCGGATCCCACCGACGCCGACCAGGCCTCCGAGGCGCCCTCGCCGGACCCCGCCGACGGCGCCAGCCAGGCGCCCGACCAGGGATCCGGTCAGGACTCCGAGACCCAGGCGTCCCCGGGCCTGTCCCCGCAGCCGACCGAGTGA
- a CDS encoding amino acid ABC transporter ATP-binding protein codes for MPGREGEPLVSIQHVTKHFGDFTALNDVSLDIARGEVVAVIGASGSGKSTLCRTINRLETISSGRIIIDGRPLPEEGKELARLRAEVGMVFQSFNLFPHRTVLDNITLAPINVRRIPKDQATARAHELLARVGLADQAAKRPPQLSGGQAQRVAIARALAMDPKVMLFDEPTSALDPEMINEVLDVIGDLAASGMTMLVVTHEMGFARNVADRVIFMDGGQIVEQGEPTAFFDAPRIERARDFLSKILSH; via the coding sequence CTGCCCGGCCGCGAGGGTGAGCCCCTGGTGAGCATCCAGCACGTCACCAAGCACTTCGGGGACTTCACCGCCCTCAACGACGTCAGCCTGGACATCGCCCGTGGCGAGGTCGTCGCCGTCATCGGCGCCTCCGGATCGGGCAAGTCCACCCTGTGCCGCACCATCAACCGCCTGGAGACCATCAGCTCGGGCCGCATCATCATCGACGGCCGGCCCCTGCCAGAGGAGGGCAAGGAGCTGGCCCGCCTGCGCGCCGAGGTTGGCATGGTCTTCCAGTCCTTCAACCTCTTCCCCCATCGCACAGTGCTGGACAACATCACCCTGGCGCCCATCAACGTGCGCCGCATCCCCAAGGACCAGGCCACCGCCAGGGCCCACGAGCTCCTGGCCCGCGTGGGCCTGGCCGACCAGGCCGCCAAGCGCCCCCCGCAGCTCTCCGGCGGCCAGGCCCAGCGCGTGGCCATCGCCCGCGCCCTGGCCATGGACCCCAAGGTCATGCTCTTCGACGAGCCCACCTCCGCCCTGGACCCCGAGATGATCAACGAGGTCCTCGACGTCATCGGCGACCTGGCGGCCTCGGGCATGACCATGCTCGTGGTCACCCACGAGATGGGCTTCGCGCGCAACGTGGCCGACCGCGTCATCTTCATGGACGGCGGCCAGATCGTCGAGCAGGGCGAGCCCACCGCCTTCTTCGACGCCCCGCGCATCGAGCGCGCCCGCGACTTCCTGTCCAAGATCCTCAGCCACTAG
- a CDS encoding DUF6571 family protein gives MAFIQIDINGMMTVINNLTERATAINAQRKNIRDSSTENHDPVPSVVDATIAYPAFLTPGPGSGTLSGCANELLNIADQLRTRRQEAIDLNSSGITTSDSSGIVSYYLPDPPEGTVDTEAYWNDMDTVTNVKSYNSESVKNAQAESAELQEALDSGDGKSSKGRDINEIMAEIAKHQDIPTYGAAFVTTWTPEAYLDLSERISNKQRELGNESKRPYNGGILGGLEQENNSNPNATSMLGHLLASYSQSQNGAEALDKSNAFTEAAIASGHQRLGELNRLLSTPDAYYDDNFILRLAERLEEEPIITDDDPLAGVMSAMGNRPEAAVNYFMPDWEPPGIHTDPSPAAVARWELLNNREWGASGIDGLSRALAGASSLRPPSDSTIDDRATWVTAKGLTLLAENTDSIQWNSTEHNIGILLGNCGPEVTGIATRSQIIPGDEEPYKTAPITINGGESSTIENSVARLLHEVSDSSDANYEIAKGTTAYAAARSSARNGLGAATIDEIKATYDDQAEVINLLTSLNNSENSSSIYDGAMAATSILGAVPSPHISFPATVVNTGLSTVRSSAPDATGHHDNSALLGAAYTNALNSGLVNNIPDPEENPWCSVNENGGYEITLETEEQIKSFYSWIKDNDGSDAELISTLNEIGTEQETKPWTDEKEFKRAYGGEEW, from the coding sequence ATGGCATTCATTCAGATCGACATTAATGGCATGATGACCGTCATCAACAATCTTACGGAGAGAGCCACCGCGATTAATGCCCAGAGAAAAAATATCAGGGATTCCAGCACTGAGAACCATGATCCGGTTCCCTCTGTTGTGGATGCCACCATAGCCTATCCGGCATTTCTGACGCCCGGCCCTGGTTCCGGGACGCTGAGCGGGTGCGCCAACGAACTTCTCAACATCGCGGATCAGTTGCGCACTCGGAGACAGGAGGCGATCGATCTAAATTCGAGCGGAATCACTACCAGCGATAGCAGTGGCATCGTATCATACTATCTTCCGGATCCCCCTGAGGGAACCGTCGACACCGAGGCGTATTGGAACGACATGGACACTGTCACCAACGTCAAGTCCTACAACTCCGAATCCGTGAAGAACGCCCAGGCAGAGTCTGCCGAACTTCAGGAAGCACTTGATTCAGGGGACGGAAAATCATCCAAAGGGCGTGACATCAATGAGATTATGGCAGAGATAGCCAAACATCAAGACATTCCCACCTATGGCGCTGCTTTTGTTACTACATGGACCCCAGAAGCCTACCTTGATCTCTCCGAACGCATTTCAAACAAACAAAGGGAACTGGGAAACGAATCGAAGCGCCCATATAACGGAGGAATCCTAGGCGGCTTAGAACAGGAAAATAATTCGAACCCAAATGCGACGTCGATGCTGGGCCATCTACTCGCATCTTACAGTCAGAGCCAGAATGGGGCTGAAGCCCTCGACAAGTCAAACGCTTTTACAGAGGCAGCAATCGCCTCCGGCCATCAGCGATTGGGGGAATTAAACCGCCTTCTTAGCACACCAGATGCATACTACGATGATAACTTCATTCTTCGTCTCGCAGAACGACTTGAGGAGGAACCCATCATTACTGATGACGACCCACTCGCTGGCGTCATGAGCGCGATGGGAAATAGACCTGAAGCAGCCGTAAACTATTTCATGCCAGATTGGGAGCCGCCCGGCATCCATACCGACCCCAGTCCCGCGGCTGTTGCACGATGGGAGTTGCTCAACAACAGGGAATGGGGGGCGTCCGGAATAGATGGCCTTAGCAGAGCTTTGGCAGGTGCTTCATCTTTGCGCCCGCCTAGCGACAGCACCATCGATGACCGAGCAACATGGGTTACAGCAAAGGGCCTGACCTTACTCGCCGAAAATACCGATAGCATCCAGTGGAACAGCACGGAGCACAACATTGGAATCCTGTTAGGAAATTGTGGCCCGGAAGTAACTGGTATCGCAACAAGAAGTCAAATTATCCCAGGAGACGAAGAGCCTTATAAAACGGCGCCTATCACCATTAATGGAGGAGAGAGCAGCACCATAGAAAATTCTGTAGCAAGGCTACTCCATGAAGTATCGGATTCTTCTGATGCGAATTACGAAATCGCAAAAGGGACGACGGCTTATGCAGCCGCGCGCTCCTCAGCGCGTAACGGGCTGGGAGCTGCAACCATTGATGAAATCAAAGCCACGTATGACGATCAAGCAGAAGTTATCAATCTTCTCACTTCACTCAACAACTCAGAGAATTCTAGCAGCATCTACGACGGGGCAATGGCGGCAACGTCGATCCTAGGAGCAGTCCCCTCCCCACATATTTCCTTTCCTGCTACAGTAGTAAATACGGGTTTATCCACAGTACGGAGTTCAGCACCTGATGCGACAGGTCACCACGACAACTCTGCGCTTCTGGGTGCGGCATACACTAACGCTTTGAATTCTGGGCTGGTGAACAACATCCCCGACCCAGAAGAGAATCCTTGGTGTTCAGTAAATGAAAACGGTGGGTACGAAATCACCCTGGAGACGGAAGAACAGATCAAGAGCTTCTATAGCTGGATTAAAGACAATGACGGGAGTGACGCCGAACTAATAAGCACACTCAATGAGATAGGGACCGAACAGGAGACTAAGCCCTGGACTGATGAAAAAGAGTTCAAGAGGGCTTATGGCGGAGAAGAATGGTAG
- a CDS encoding DUF6571 family protein, producing the protein MEYLAPDGQIDSQGHWQAGPASQSRWEQLRTHQWRASSYEALSTAVKAAASLRDNNLERSTQARAAWATGRGIILLASRVTEYSPTAKRDIAVILTHSINEIRNTAGFGSINDSRGNLTDLQITPYDKFKPAPITENVATEITEFTRVAGSDDRALKIMIDAVMDHSRINTNAVLDSSPGKVVGSSAELGKLLHVSLSRDGQLIGFIYQSALSARTDYSFRGLQTASPTSDPDFNKIDDSREETKRTLLQSAISQIAAYDALPDDSFTDYQGRDYSTIYDWITPEHTIDTEQLQSDPQGAQEWEEWIQGLYFPYDKLITPFDIGFDEGAGVAYR; encoded by the coding sequence ATGGAGTATCTTGCTCCAGATGGGCAGATCGACTCCCAGGGCCATTGGCAGGCAGGGCCGGCCTCCCAATCACGATGGGAACAGCTACGCACCCATCAGTGGAGAGCATCCAGTTACGAGGCACTCTCCACAGCCGTCAAAGCGGCCGCATCTCTGCGTGACAATAACCTAGAAAGGTCCACCCAAGCACGTGCTGCGTGGGCAACCGGCAGAGGAATTATTCTTCTCGCCTCAAGGGTCACAGAGTACTCACCCACCGCCAAGAGAGACATCGCCGTCATCCTGACTCACTCGATCAACGAAATTAGAAATACTGCAGGTTTTGGATCGATCAATGATTCCCGAGGCAATCTAACTGACTTGCAAATAACGCCCTATGATAAGTTTAAGCCCGCGCCTATCACAGAGAACGTCGCGACTGAGATCACAGAGTTCACCAGAGTTGCAGGAAGCGACGATCGCGCACTGAAGATCATGATCGATGCGGTCATGGACCACTCTAGAATAAACACGAATGCCGTACTAGACAGCTCGCCCGGCAAGGTCGTCGGCAGCAGCGCGGAGCTTGGAAAGTTGCTGCATGTCTCTCTTTCACGCGACGGACAGCTCATTGGTTTTATATACCAGTCGGCATTGAGTGCCCGCACTGACTACAGTTTCCGCGGGCTCCAGACCGCATCCCCCACATCCGACCCTGATTTCAACAAGATCGATGATAGCCGTGAAGAGACAAAAAGGACCCTACTTCAGTCCGCAATCTCACAGATCGCCGCATATGATGCATTGCCCGACGACTCCTTTACTGACTACCAAGGGCGGGACTACAGCACCATCTACGACTGGATAACCCCCGAGCACACGATCGACACCGAACAACTTCAGAGTGACCCCCAAGGAGCGCAGGAGTGGGAAGAATGGATCCAAGGCCTCTACTTCCCTTACGATAAACTAATCACACCTTTCGACATCGGCTTCGACGAAGGTGCTGGGGTGGCTTACCGATAA
- a CDS encoding transposase family protein, translating into MSKGITGLDRAQLNRLVELVVRDEGITGVPRILEPLQSVRVTLMYLRTNASQEAIAEIMGVSQPTISRAIAVITRIIARTLGPLLATAEEVPRTGVYIIDGTLLPCWSWKDQPALFSGKHKRTGLNLQVLVGPTGRLRWASDPLPGATHDAKAITASGVLEGLDLACCIGDKGYVGTGITVPYKKPPNGKLTKAQKQSNTSLNKTRYVVERTIAHIKSWKILAHDYRRPLETITATLALYTYTTP; encoded by the coding sequence ATGAGCAAGGGTATCACAGGCCTGGACAGGGCGCAGTTGAACCGTCTGGTGGAATTAGTAGTAAGGGATGAGGGGATCACTGGGGTGCCAAGGATCCTGGAGCCCCTCCAGAGCGTGCGGGTGACGCTGATGTATCTGCGCACCAATGCCTCTCAGGAGGCGATCGCCGAGATCATGGGGGTCTCCCAGCCCACGATCTCGCGTGCGATCGCGGTGATCACCCGGATCATCGCCAGGACCCTGGGCCCCCTGCTGGCCACCGCCGAGGAGGTCCCCCGCACCGGGGTGTACATCATCGATGGGACCCTTCTGCCCTGCTGGAGCTGGAAGGATCAGCCCGCACTGTTCTCGGGCAAGCACAAGCGCACCGGCCTGAACCTGCAGGTGCTGGTCGGCCCCACCGGGCGCCTGCGGTGGGCCTCCGACCCCCTGCCGGGAGCCACCCATGACGCCAAGGCCATCACAGCCTCGGGCGTTCTGGAGGGGCTCGACCTCGCCTGCTGCATCGGTGATAAGGGCTACGTCGGTACAGGAATCACCGTCCCCTACAAGAAACCACCCAACGGCAAGCTCACCAAGGCCCAGAAGCAGTCCAACACATCCCTGAACAAAACCCGCTACGTCGTCGAGAGAACCATCGCCCACATCAAATCATGGAAGATTCTGGCCCATGACTACAGGCGCCCGCTAGAAACCATCACAGCCACACTAGCCCTATACACCTACACCACCCCCTGA
- a CDS encoding TrmH family RNA methyltransferase encodes MSADPAELLGEEDQARPEQRRGPRRRSATQGVGAGVEVLSNPSSTRVARVAGLARRQARAKHRRFLVEGPQGVREAVRFAPQRVLDVYLTEAAAERHSGIWGEAGEAGLYRHLVSEPVMAAMSPDAQGVLAVVAMGESSGSEALAAAVEGASLVAVLTEAQDPGNAGTIIRAADAAGADAVVLVRGSAEATSPKVVRASAGSLFHLPVVSGVALDDVVEALHGAGLSVLAADGRGEVDLFDSGDLLGRPCAWLLGNEARGLASEALSRADAVVSIPLYGRAESLNVAAAAAVCLYASARAQRGGAA; translated from the coding sequence ATGTCTGCCGACCCCGCCGAGCTGCTGGGTGAGGAGGATCAGGCGAGGCCCGAGCAGCGTCGCGGGCCCCGGCGGCGCAGCGCCACGCAGGGCGTGGGTGCGGGCGTGGAGGTGCTGTCGAACCCGTCGTCCACGCGGGTGGCCCGCGTGGCGGGCCTGGCGCGCAGGCAGGCGCGGGCCAAGCACCGGCGCTTCCTGGTCGAGGGGCCCCAGGGGGTGCGCGAGGCGGTGCGCTTCGCACCCCAGCGCGTCCTGGACGTCTACCTCACCGAGGCGGCGGCCGAGCGCCACAGCGGCATCTGGGGGGAGGCGGGGGAGGCCGGCCTGTACCGGCACCTGGTCAGTGAGCCGGTGATGGCGGCGATGAGCCCGGATGCCCAGGGCGTCCTGGCGGTGGTGGCCATGGGGGAGTCCTCGGGCAGTGAGGCGCTGGCGGCGGCTGTGGAGGGGGCGAGCCTGGTGGCGGTGCTCACCGAGGCCCAGGATCCGGGCAATGCGGGCACGATCATCCGGGCCGCCGACGCCGCGGGGGCGGACGCGGTGGTGCTAGTGCGGGGGAGTGCCGAGGCCACCTCCCCGAAGGTGGTGCGCGCCAGCGCTGGGAGCCTGTTCCACCTGCCGGTGGTCTCGGGCGTGGCCCTGGACGACGTGGTGGAGGCCCTGCATGGGGCGGGCCTGAGCGTACTGGCGGCCGATGGGCGGGGAGAGGTCGACCTGTTCGACTCCGGTGACCTACTGGGTCGGCCCTGCGCGTGGCTGCTGGGAAATGAGGCGCGAGGCCTGGCCTCCGAGGCGCTCAGCCGCGCCGACGCCGTGGTGTCCATCCCCCTGTACGGGCGGGCGGAGTCCCTCAACGTGGCCGCGGCGGCCGCGGTGTGCCTCTACGCCTCGGCGCGGGCCCAGCGCGGCGGGGCGGCCTGA
- the rplT gene encoding 50S ribosomal protein L20 gives MARVKRAVNAQKKRRTVLEKASGYRGQRSRLYRKAKEQVTHSGVYAFRDRRARKGDFRRLWIQRINAAARAEGLTYNRFIQGLGLAGVEVDRRMLAELAVNEPAAFSALVETARKALPQDVNAPKA, from the coding sequence ATGGCACGTGTGAAGCGGGCGGTCAACGCCCAGAAGAAGCGTCGTACCGTTCTGGAGAAGGCCTCGGGCTACCGCGGGCAGCGCTCGCGCCTCTACCGCAAGGCCAAGGAGCAGGTCACCCACTCAGGCGTCTACGCCTTCCGTGACCGCCGCGCCCGCAAGGGCGACTTCCGTCGCCTGTGGATCCAGCGCATCAATGCCGCGGCTCGTGCGGAGGGCCTGACCTACAACCGCTTCATCCAGGGCCTGGGCCTGGCTGGGGTCGAGGTGGACCGCCGCATGCTCGCCGAGCTGGCCGTCAACGAGCCGGCCGCCTTCTCCGCCCTGGTGGAGACGGCCCGCAAGGCCCTGCCCCAGGACGTCAACGCCCCCAAGGCCTGA
- the rpmI gene encoding 50S ribosomal protein L35, with translation MPKNKTHSGAKKRFRVTGSGKLMREQANKRHLLEVKSSRRKRRLSQDQAVAPADVRQVKKLLGR, from the coding sequence ATGCCGAAGAACAAGACGCACTCCGGTGCCAAGAAGCGCTTCCGGGTCACCGGCAGCGGCAAGCTCATGCGTGAGCAGGCCAACAAGCGCCACCTGCTGGAGGTCAAGTCCTCGCGGCGCAAGCGCAGGCTGTCGCAGGACCAGGCCGTCGCCCCGGCCGATGTCCGTCAGGTCAAGAAGCTGCTCGGTCGCTGA
- the infC gene encoding translation initiation factor IF-3: MSEPRINERIRVPEVRLVGPSGEQVGVVRVEDALRLAEEADLDLVEVAPDARPPVCKLMDYGKFKYESAMKARDARRNQANTQLKEIQFRPKIDEHDYATKRGHVERFLKGGDKVKCIVRFRGREQSRPELGIRLLQGLAEEMAELGTVESHPRQDGRNMVMVLAPVRKKAEVKSDQRRRREEARAARRAEKHAGRGRAAAAQEPAQEAKEPVEQA, translated from the coding sequence ATCAGCGAGCCCCGTATCAACGAACGGATCCGCGTTCCCGAAGTCCGTCTCGTCGGCCCCAGCGGCGAGCAGGTCGGCGTGGTGCGCGTCGAGGACGCCCTGCGCCTGGCCGAGGAGGCCGACCTGGACCTGGTTGAGGTCGCGCCCGACGCACGCCCCCCGGTGTGCAAGCTCATGGACTACGGCAAGTTCAAGTACGAGTCGGCCATGAAGGCGCGCGACGCCCGACGCAACCAGGCCAACACCCAGCTCAAGGAGATCCAGTTCCGCCCCAAGATCGATGAGCACGACTACGCCACCAAGCGCGGGCATGTCGAGCGATTCCTCAAGGGCGGGGACAAGGTCAAGTGCATCGTGCGCTTCCGCGGCCGCGAGCAGTCCCGCCCCGAGCTGGGCATCCGCCTCCTCCAGGGCCTGGCCGAGGAGATGGCCGAGCTGGGGACCGTGGAGTCCCACCCCCGTCAGGACGGCCGCAACATGGTCATGGTCCTGGCCCCGGTCCGCAAGAAGGCCGAGGTCAAGTCCGATCAGCGCCGTCGTCGCGAGGAGGCGCGCGCCGCCCGCCGCGCTGAGAAGCACGCGGGCAGGGGCAGGGCCGCCGCGGCGCAGGAGCCCGCCCAGGAGGCCAAGGAGCCCGTGGAGCAGGCCTGA